A region of the Cryptococcus deuterogattii R265 chromosome 1, complete sequence genome:
TCATGCTCAAATGTATAGGTGTAAACAGAGTCATTACCGACATACTTTGTGAAAATAATTCAGCCACATCCAATCAATAAGGCAAGACGTACCATCATGTAGTTGTTAAGGTAAGGCGCGCTCGCAGTCGCAATTTTGAAAGCTTCATTGCAACATGAAGCTGACATAAAAGAGTTGGCTTATATTAGGTAGAGTTGTGATGTTCCTACTCACCAGCTATGATGGCATTGGTACTAGCAATCGCTGGAATGATGTTCTTCACAACGCCTTGGGTAAGCGCCCAAGTAACACCTTCGATGTTGAACTGTCCGGCTCTGGCCGCAGCCTGTTTGTAAAGCCACTCAATATGTTCTGGATCGTCTGTGTCAAGCTTCTTGTCTGCGCTTGACGCTTAGCGATAGTCAAGCGAATATTACTTCTAAACAAACCTCGAAAGACCTTGGGCCACTCCAAAACGCTTGCCCATTCGATGCAATGCTCGGGAAGACGGGGTGTGTTGGCGATAGTACAGATGGGGAAGGCAGTTGGGGGGGTAAGCATATCAATCTGTATGGGTCAGAAGGCAACTTCGACTATCGTTTTCACGTACTGAGCATTCATAGCACGACGTGACAGTGGGCAAAATAACGCGGGCCTGGCCTTTGAAACCTACCAGTCGTCAGCTCCATGCAACCGCTTGTTCAAATGAGCAGAATTACCTTCCGTACCGCCATCAATCAATGGCTTTAtattttcttcatcctcctgtGCCATCTGCACTAATGTTGCATTGATCCATCGGCGAGCAGAAATGGAGTCAAGACCAGCAACGATGACATCAAAAGTGGAGTAAAAGGATGTAGGGCGGTCCTGGATTTTTTCATGGTAACTTGGAAGGTGTGAGTAATTCAGTAGTATGATATAAGCATGAGAGACCCACGGGGTAACGGTGCAACCGGGCACCCGCTTCATCACGAATTCAGCCGCCACGAGAGCCTTGGACTTGCCGACGTCGGATTCCCTACGCCTATATTAGTTCGGCACTGACGCACCACAGAATCTACATACCTGAAAAGAAACTGTCGGTTTAAATTGGAAATGTCAATCGTGTCCATATCAATCACATGGATATCGTTGAAGCCCGCtgggtgatgatgagccaAAGAAGAATTAGGGAATAACGCCGCTCACACAATGCAAGGTTCTGGAGTATTTCGCATCCAAGTCCCCCAGCACCGATTACCAAAATCTTTGCCTTTGTCCTGAGAAAATGTTCTGCCTGATATCGATAAGCTGTgaggtgaggaagaagaaagattGCATTACCTCCGTACCACCTTGAAATCTCTCGTCTGTCCACGGGCCTTTCCTACGGAGAAG
Encoded here:
- a CDS encoding ubiquitin-activating enzyme E1 C, which encodes MAADRIQSYHADHTRYAAVDNLLRRKGPWTDERFQGGTEAEHFLRTKAKILVIGAGGLGCEILQNLALSGFNDIHVIDMDTIDISNLNRQFLFRESDVGKSKALVAAEFVMKRVPGCTVTPYHEKIQDRPTSFYSTFDVIVAGLDSISARRWINATLVQMAQEDEENIKPLIDGGTEGFKGQARVILPTVTSCYECSIDMLTPPTAFPICTIANTPRLPEHCIEWASVLEWPKVFRDKKLDTDDPEHIEWLYKQAAARAGQFNIEGVTWALTQGVVKNIIPAIASTNAIIAASCCNEAFKIATASAPYLNNYMMYVGNDSVYTYTFEHEQRPDCPVCGGESLVAEVKRDWTLHQFIESLSQRQDLQVSRPSLSFSSGKALFWPSPPDVYEATKANLELLLSDLVQESDAIVVVDPALPVSASITIKFV